One segment of Rosa chinensis cultivar Old Blush chromosome 6, RchiOBHm-V2, whole genome shotgun sequence DNA contains the following:
- the LOC112168789 gene encoding B3 domain-containing protein Os01g0723500 isoform X2, which translates to MARTTFNNGGMEEKKGPTFFKIIKSGFNTEDLRIPPKFRRHLLNELSDRATLNLMDSSNSSWTVDVSQTEGEIYFKNGWQKFVRDNSLGNFEFLVFRYESDMQFSIEIFDRNASKRITFPDVRTHRRGIHTQSCQSNKLKEVKEEEEDYQDNKEEEAATLHKTFTSIVGQNFYNLAVPTDFSVKYFPLGYYTIVLKNSEAREWEVSVVPNGKDASCNTVKLSAGWAAFRRDNQINSGDTCTFELVESKTMLVHIDPK; encoded by the exons ATGGCGAGAACAACATTCAACAATGGTGGTATGGAGGAAAAAAAGGGCCCTACGTTCTTCAAGATCATAAAAAGCGGTTTCAACACTGAGGATTTG AGAATCCCACCCAAATTCCGGAGACACCTGTTGAATGAACTCTCCGACAGGGCAACTTTGAATTTAATGGATTCTTCAAATAGTTCATGGACTGTTGATGTGAGCCAAACAGAAGGGGAGATATATTTCAAGAATGGATGGCAGAAGTTTGTAAGAGATAACTCCTTAGGTAACTTTGAATTCTTAGTATTTAGGTATGAGAGCGATATGCAATTTAGCATTGAGATCTTTGACAGAAATGCGAGTAAGAGGATCACGTTTCCAGATGTCAGAACACACAGACGAG GTATACACACTCAAAGTTGTCAATCCAACAAACTCAAAGAGGttaaagaagaggaggaagattaCCAAgataacaaagaagaagaagctgccACATTGCACAAAACTTTTACAAGCATTGTTGGACAAAACTTTTATAATTTG GCAGTTCCTACAGACTTTTCTGTGAAGTACTTTCCTCTGGGATACTACACCATTGTCCTGAAAAATTCAGAGGCAAGAGAATGGGAAGTAAGCGTTGTGCCTAATGGGAAGGATGCTTCCTGTAATACGGTTAAACTTTCTGCAGGATGGGCTGCTTTTAGACGTGACAACCAAATCAACTCCGGAGATACTTGCACATTTGAGCTTGTGGAAAGCAAAACAATGTTGGTTCACATTGATCCTAAGTGA
- the LOC112168789 gene encoding B3 domain-containing protein Os01g0723500 isoform X1: protein MARTTFNNGGMEEKKGPTFFKIIKSGFNTEDLRIPPKFRRHLLNELSDRATLNLMDSSNSSWTVDVSQTEGEIYFKNGWQKFVRDNSLGNFEFLVFRYESDMQFSIEIFDRNASKRITFPDVRTHRRAAGIHTQSCQSNKLKEVKEEEEDYQDNKEEEAATLHKTFTSIVGQNFYNLAVPTDFSVKYFPLGYYTIVLKNSEAREWEVSVVPNGKDASCNTVKLSAGWAAFRRDNQINSGDTCTFELVESKTMLVHIDPK, encoded by the exons ATGGCGAGAACAACATTCAACAATGGTGGTATGGAGGAAAAAAAGGGCCCTACGTTCTTCAAGATCATAAAAAGCGGTTTCAACACTGAGGATTTG AGAATCCCACCCAAATTCCGGAGACACCTGTTGAATGAACTCTCCGACAGGGCAACTTTGAATTTAATGGATTCTTCAAATAGTTCATGGACTGTTGATGTGAGCCAAACAGAAGGGGAGATATATTTCAAGAATGGATGGCAGAAGTTTGTAAGAGATAACTCCTTAGGTAACTTTGAATTCTTAGTATTTAGGTATGAGAGCGATATGCAATTTAGCATTGAGATCTTTGACAGAAATGCGAGTAAGAGGATCACGTTTCCAGATGTCAGAACACACAGACGAG CTGCAGGTATACACACTCAAAGTTGTCAATCCAACAAACTCAAAGAGGttaaagaagaggaggaagattaCCAAgataacaaagaagaagaagctgccACATTGCACAAAACTTTTACAAGCATTGTTGGACAAAACTTTTATAATTTG GCAGTTCCTACAGACTTTTCTGTGAAGTACTTTCCTCTGGGATACTACACCATTGTCCTGAAAAATTCAGAGGCAAGAGAATGGGAAGTAAGCGTTGTGCCTAATGGGAAGGATGCTTCCTGTAATACGGTTAAACTTTCTGCAGGATGGGCTGCTTTTAGACGTGACAACCAAATCAACTCCGGAGATACTTGCACATTTGAGCTTGTGGAAAGCAAAACAATGTTGGTTCACATTGATCCTAAGTGA
- the LOC112173714 gene encoding B3 domain-containing transcription factor VRN1, which produces MKRPYFEKLILSSTLKAKQLKIPENFAKKHRDEFSTYVTLSVPGGHVWRVGLKKADNKYWFQDGWQDFIERYSIRTGYFLIFRYEGNSSFTVHIYNLTTAEINYPPNTLSGGGGTVYGNHYQVFEEIEDEDSVEILGSSPSSIVTSSMRDRLFGDSANQLTPGKNYSPPSLQNLFNGAKHNWTDAGKLHTPKVAALQEGNNSTQDNGTQHKKSKKTLDEIKSCTPGEGTESVKKTVRKRRKRDPNAQESSAQHEQDVEIRFRFYESASARKRTVTAEERERAVNTAKTFEPVNPFCRVVLRPSYLYRGCIMYLPSCFAEKNLSGVSGFIKLQSADGKQWPVRCLYRGGRAKLSQGWYEFTVENNLLEGDVCVFELLKTKEIVLKVNVFRVQEDAGFVTQSFVNQPSGQNIIQAIPLRN; this is translated from the exons ATGAAGCGCCCTTATTTTGAGAAGCTGATTCTCTCTTCTACTCTCAAAGCGAAACAGCTG AAAATACCAGAAAATTTTGCCAAGAAACACAGAGATGAGTTTTCGACATATGTTACGCTCAGTGTTCCTGGTGGTCATGTTTGGCGTGTAGGATTGAAGAAGGCCGACAATAAGTATTGGTTTCAAGATGGTTGGCAGGATTTCATTGAGCGTTATTCCATCCGCACTGGATACTTTTTGATATTCAGATATGAAGGGAATTCATCTTTCACTGTTCATATTTATAACCTGACTACTGCTGAGATTAATTATCCACCTAATACTCTCAGTGGTGGTGGAGGGACTGTTTACGGTAACCATTATCAAGTatttgaagaaattgaagatgaGGACTCAGTTGAAATCTTGGGTTCCTCTCCTTCATCCATCGTTACTAGTTCTATGAGAGACAGGCTCTTTGGGGACAGTGCAAATCAACTGACTCCTGGAAAAAATTATAGTCCTCCATCGCTGCAGAATTTGTTCAATGGTGCTAAGCATAACTGGACTGATGCTGGGAAGCTTCATACACCGAAGGTTGCTGCATTACAAGAAGGTAATAATTCTACGCAAGATAATGGTACTCAGCATAAGAAGAGTAAAAAGACTCTGGACGAAATCAAATCGTGTACTCCAGGTGAAGGTACAGAAAGCGTAAAGAAGACTGTCAGAAAAAGGCGGAAACGTGATCCTA ATGCGCAGGAGTCATCTGCTCAACATGAACAGGATGTAGAAATCCGTTTCAGATTTTATGAAAGTGCATCTGCAAGGAAGAGAACTGTGACagctgaagaaagagagagggctGTAAATACTGCCAAAACATTTGAGCCGGTTAATCCTTTCTGCAGGGTTGTCCTTCGACCATCATATCTATATAGGGGTTGTATAATG TATTTGCCATCCTGCTTTGCTGAAAAGAATTTAAGTGGGGTTTCAGGATTTATAAAACTTCAATCTGCTGACGGTAAACAGTGGCCTGTTCGATGTCTTTACAGAGGAGGGAGAGCAAAATTAAGTCAGGGATGGTATGAGTTTACGGTGGAGAATAATTTGTTAGAGGGGGatgtttgtgtgtttgagttgCTCAAGACGAAGGAGATTGTGCTGAAAGTTAATGTATTTCGTGTCCAAGAAGATGCTGGATTTGTAACCCAATCATTTGTGAACCAACCTTCAGGGCAAAATATAATTCAGGCTATACCGCTTAGAAATTAG
- the LOC112172415 gene encoding uncharacterized protein LOC112172415, whose product MATASVTLSPAMLNTTATVAKSVRKPANQVHYISGLNSFSGLKAHNTVASLGLPQCTDQSFANIVSSLRAPSQNRGRGGGALSSTCNAIGEIFKIAAIMNGLTLVGVAVGFVLLRIEAFVEESAE is encoded by the coding sequence ATGGCAACAGCCTCAGTAACACTCTCACCAGCCATGTTGAACACCACAGCCACAGTTGCTAAATCTGTGAGGAAACCAGCAAACCAAGTCCACTATATTTCAGGGCTCAACTCATTTTCTGGACTCAAAGCTCACAACACTGTTGCCTctcttggtcttcctcagtGCACTGACCAGTCCTTTGCCAACATAGTGAGCTCCTTGAGAGCTCCTTCACAGAACCGAGGCAGAGGTGGAGGTGCACTCTCATCTACCTGCAATGCAATTGGTGAGATTTTCAAGATTGCAGCAATCATGAATGGACTCACTCTTGTTGGAGTTGCAGTGGGATTCGTTCTTCTTCGAATCGAAGCCTTCGTGGAGGAGTCAGCTGAGTGA
- the LOC112172414 gene encoding transmembrane protein 45B, with amino-acid sequence MGTFIGHIVPGFALTLLGLWHTINTIRSYFLKGPSNFRVRFWYPLNCPFSIIKHLELIFILSFSVFAIIMQVLDFPFLNFSFKLHNLEHATMFLHLAIFAGFTLSAEFINSFQILSGVVGLLTASVFCQELFLLHFHSTDHVGLEGHYHWLLQLIVFASVMAALAATCCQTSLPAALVLSISVVFQGCWFMNMGFMLWVPKFVPKGCVVSLIEGSSDNMLGSSVTCRSSESEFRARALANLQFSWILSGILIFTACTCLKFAGKCIPRVSIEYEQLHTSRGADVPIVINDFKEAHP; translated from the coding sequence ATGGGCACGTTCATTGGGCACATAGTACCTGGCTTTGCCCTCACCCTTCTTGGTTTATGGCACACCATCAACACTATCAgatcttattttctcaaaggcCCCAGTAACTTTAGAGTAAGGTTTTGGTACCCATTGAACTGCCCTTTTTCCATTATTAAACACCTGGAACTCATTTTCATCTTATCTTTCTCTGTATTTGCGATTATTATGCAAGTTCTAGACTTCCCTTTTCTTAACTTCTCCTTCAAGCTCCATAATTTGGAGCATGCAACCATGTTCCTCCACCTTGCCATATTTGCAGGGTTTACGCTTTCTGCTGAGTTTATTAATTCGTTTCAAATCCTATCTGGGGTCGTTGGATTGCTTACGGCCTCTGTTTTCTGCCAAGAgcttttccttctccatttccACTCCACTGACCATGTTGGTCTTGAAGGGCATTACCATTGGTTATTACAGCTCATAGTGTTTGCTTCTGTCATGGCAGCTTTAGCAGCAACTTGTTGCCAAACCAGTCTTCCTGCAGCACTTGTTCTGTCTATTTCAGTTGTATTCCAAGGTTGCTGGTTTATGAACATGGGATTCATGCTCTGGGTTCCTAAGTTTGTTCCGAAGGGCTGTGTTGTCAGTCTCATCGAGGGTAGCAGTGATAACATGCTTGGATCATCAGTTACTTGTAGATCAAGTGAGTCAGAATTTAGGGCAAGGGCATTGGCCAACTTGCAATTTAGTTGGATACTTTCTGGGATTTTGATATTCACAGCATGTACATGCCTGAAGTTTGCTGGCAAATGCATTCCAAGAGTATCAATAGAGTATGAGCAACTCCATACTAGCAGAGGAGCAGATGTCCCTATAGTCATAAATGATTTCAAGGAAGCTCATCCTTAG
- the LOC112172413 gene encoding pentatricopeptide repeat-containing protein At2g15630, mitochondrial translates to MKSHKLLNPQTLKPQNLRPIQTQSLCSLTQPDPPPPITHHSLLNSIQTCQWQFIEHLPPNLPSSLVSQTLFHLHQTPHLVHQFTSHIDFLRLEIETQCLAVAILAALPSPKSSLGLLKQLVGSGIAPIRDVFDSLARARVRLGAQSGVVLDLLVSACCELKRADDAFECFSLMTSDNVMPRTKTCNELLSLFSKLNRTERAWVLYADMFRLKIKSSVCTFNIMINVLCKEGKLKKAKEFLGFMEILGIKPTVVTYNTIIHGFCLRGRVGGAQMIFSAMKGRGVKPDSYTYGLLISGMCKERRLDEASGLFDKMLEIGLLPSAVTYNTLIDGYCNKGDLDRAYGYRDEMVKKGIMPTVSTYNLLIHELFMEGRVNEADCMVREMEEKGMVPDAITYNILINGYCRSGNAKKAFILHDEMLSKGIEPTKETYTSLIYVLSKRKRMNEADDLFEKILRKGVLPDLVMFNALIDGHCANGNMERAFSLLREMDKMKVNPDEVTYNTLMQGRCRTGKVEDARELLDEMKRRGIKPDYISYNTLISGHSKRGDMNDAFKVRDEMLSRGFNPTLLTYNALIKGLCKNQEGDLAQELLKEMVSRGITPDDSTYYSLIEGIENVEEFLKKGDS, encoded by the coding sequence ATGAAATCTCACAAACTCCTAAACCCTCAGACCCTTAAACCCCAAAATCTCAGACCCATCCAAACCCAATCTCTCTGTTCACTCACCCAACCAGACCCTCCTCCACCCATCACCCACCACTCTCTCCTCAACTCCATCCAAACTTGTCAGTGGCAATTCATCGAACACCTTCCCCCCAACCTTCCCTCCTCTCTAGTCTCCCAAACCCTCTTCCATCTCCACCAAACCCCTCACCTTGTCCATCAATTCACATCCCACATCGACTTTCTCCGCCTTGAAATCGAAACCCAATGCCTCGCTGTCGCCATTCTCGCCGCCCTGCCTTCCCCAAAATCCTCCCTGGGGCTCCTGAAGCAACTCGTCGGCAGCGGCATTGCTCCGATTCGAGACGTTTTCGACTCGCTGGCTCGTGCCCGAGTGCGTTTGGGTGCCCAAAGCGGCGTCGTTTTGGATTTGCTGGTAAGTGCTTGCTGTGAATTGAAGAGGGCTGATGACGCTTTTGAGTGCTTTAGCTTGATGACGAGTGACAATGTTATGCCTAGGACTAAgacttgtaatgaattgttgAGTTTGTTTTCGAAATTGAATCGAACCGAGAGGGCTTGGGTTTTGTATGCTGACATGTTTAGGTTGAAAATCAAGTCCAGTGTTTGTACTTTTAACATCATGATTAATGTGTTGTGCAAAGAAGGCAAGTTAAAGAAGGCAAAGGAGTTTCTTGGGTTTATGGAGATTTTGGGGATTAAGCCTACTGTTGTTACTTATAATACTATCATTCATGGGTTTTGTTTGAGAGGAAGAGTTGGAGGGGCTCAGATGATCTTTAGTGCTATGAAAGGGAGAGGAGTTAAGCCAGATTCTTACACGTATGGATTGCTTATTAGTGGGATGTGTAAGGAGAGAAGGCTTGATGAAGCGTCTGGTCTTTTTGATAAAATGCTGGAAATTGGGTTGCTTCCGAGTGCTGTTACTTATAATACCCTGattgatggttattgcaataaGGGTGATCTGGATAGGGCCTACGGTTATAGAGATGAGATGGTGAAGAAGGGTATAATGCCGACGGTGTCAACTTACAATTTGTTGATTCATGAATTGTTTATGGAAGGTAGGGTGAATGAAGCTGATTGTATGGTTAGAGAAATGGAAGAGAAGGGAATGGTTCCTGATGCCATTACGTATAATATCCTGATTAATGGCTATTGCAGGTCTGGGAATGCAAAGAAAGCGTTTATCCTTCACGATGAAATGTTGAGCAAAGGGATAGAGCCCACTAAGGAAACTTATACATCACTTATTTATGTTTTGAGTAAAAGGAAGAGAATGAATGAGGCAGATGACTTGTTTGAGAAGATACTGCGTAAGGGTGTTCTACCAGATCTTGTGATGTTCAATGCCTTGATTGATGGTCATTGTGCTAATGGGAATATGGAGCGTGCATTTTCGCTTTTGAGGGAGATGGATAAAATGAAGGTTAATCCAGATGAAGTCACTTACAATACCCTAATGCAAGGGCGCTGCAGGACAGGGAAAGTTGAGGACGCTCGGGAACTTCTGGATGAGATGAAGAGAAGAGGAATTAAGCCTGATTACATTAGTTACAACACCCTCATTAGTGGACATAGTAAACGAGGTGATATGAATGATGCCTTCAAAGTTCGAGACGAGATGTTGAGTAGAGGTTTCAATCCTACACTTCTAACTTACAATGCTCTTATAAAGGGTCTATGCAAAAACCAAGAAGGTGATCTTGCTCAAGAGCTCCTTAAAGAAATGGTGAGCAGAGGGATTACTCCCGATGACAGCACATATTACTCTCTGATTGAGGGAATTGAGAATGTTGAGGAATTTCTCAAAAAGGGCGATTCATGA